One genomic region from Methanocaldococcus fervens AG86 encodes:
- a CDS encoding TIGR00266 family protein — protein MAEYDFKIEYKPAYSLLKINLKNQSIIAERGAMVYMSPNITIDTKMSGGLVGALKRAIVGEGVFLNKFSGTGILALSPNYVGDIIHHELNGTLYLQSGAYLASSPNINIDTKFGGIKTYFGGKGIFLIKLEGKGDVFLSSFGALETVELNDETLIVDNGNLVGFTGGLSYSLKRIGGLKSTLLGGEGLVYEFRGTGKVYIQTRNMESFVDFLMKYLPIKEDK, from the coding sequence ATGGCAGAATATGATTTTAAAATAGAATATAAGCCTGCATACTCGTTATTAAAAATAAATCTAAAAAATCAGAGTATTATCGCTGAAAGAGGAGCTATGGTATATATGAGCCCAAATATAACAATTGATACAAAAATGAGTGGGGGCTTAGTAGGAGCTTTAAAGAGAGCGATAGTTGGAGAGGGAGTATTTTTAAATAAATTCAGTGGCACTGGAATATTGGCTTTATCCCCAAATTATGTTGGAGATATAATTCATCATGAATTGAATGGAACTCTATACCTCCAAAGTGGAGCATATTTAGCATCATCACCAAATATAAACATCGATACAAAATTTGGAGGAATAAAAACATATTTTGGAGGTAAAGGAATATTTTTAATAAAACTTGAAGGGAAAGGAGATGTGTTTTTATCATCCTTTGGAGCTCTTGAAACTGTAGAATTAAACGATGAAACTTTAATAGTTGACAATGGAAATCTTGTTGGATTCACAGGTGGACTTTCATATTCTTTAAAAAGGATTGGAGGGTTGAAATCAACATTACTTGGTGGAGAAGGATTAGTTTATGAGTTTAGAGGAACTGGGAAAGTGTATATTCAAACAAGAAATATGGAAAGCTTTGTAGATTTCTTAATGAAGTATCTACCCATCAAAGAAGATAAATAA